The Glycine soja cultivar W05 chromosome 6, ASM419377v2, whole genome shotgun sequence genome has a window encoding:
- the LOC114415415 gene encoding filament-like plant protein, which produces MMEKNMCISSENSPGETESLGSALSHSEKQPDEQLEALNESPIGLNQSPEVTSKAVAIPEDINDMSFINAQSPEVTSHTTDNGHDDLLKEDENGAKDSIIKDGDVPDGLRNMSENLSAALVNVSAKEALVKQHVIVAEEAIAGWEKAEKEVASLKKQVDALTLQNSTLEDRVTHLDSALKECVRQLRQTREEQDQNIHDVLLKKTQELESAKTKLEKQLMELLNKPDASNASSPSSTDIGMCQKVEYLEKENMALKHELQGQSEKLELRTIERDLSTQTAEMASKQHLESINKVAKLEAECRRLKNLACRASITSSSFCAESLRDGQSDSGERTNAMEIDTTRKSGSEPDMCELSCSDSWASALIAELDQFKNEKYKQITSGSVNIDLMDDFLEMERLAALPDTKNESLIKDSLVANQCVDKESSMDELKEKLEKAKEDKEEVKICLMKSESVIEASQLQMREAETKLEELQRELESAYKSKQVLEKELMSMQAEAQSITAKVHLIEEEIDKEKVMSVEIESRYEELEEELERRKQEEKLGSVTGSYREIKLKQEDLSLAAGKLAECQKTIASLGNQLSSLATLEDFLIDTTSIPEFSASSSLIARAGGDMLQKLHSSDT; this is translated from the exons ATGATGGAGAAAAATATGTGTATATCTTCTGAGAACAGCCCTGGTGAAACTGAAAGTTTAGGGTCTGCATTGTCTCATTCTGAGAAGCAACCGGATGAACAG CTTGAGGCATTGAATGAATCTCCTATTGGACTTAATCAGTCACCTGAAGTCACCTCAAAAGCTGTGGCCATCCCTGAAGATATTAATGATATGTCATTTATCAATGCACAATCACCTGAAGTCACCTCACATACAACAGACAACGGACATGATGATTTATTGAAGGAAGATGAAAATGGAGCAAAGGACAGTATAATAAAGGACGGGGATGTACCTGATGGATTGAGGAACATGTCAGAAAATCTATCTGCAGCGCTTGTTAATGTAAGTGCCAAAGAAGCTTTGGTCAAGCAACATGTCATAGTCGCTGAAGAAGCTATTGCAG GCTGGGAAAAGGCTGAAAAGGAAGTGGCAAGTTTGAAGAAGCAAGTAGATGCACTGACTCTTCAAAATTCAACACTAGAAGATCGAGTCACACATCTAGACAGTGCACTTAAGGAGTGTGTTAGGCAGCTAAGACAAACAAGAGAAGAGCAGGATCAAAATATTCATGATGTTTTACTAAAGAAAACGCAAGAGTTGGAATCGGCCAAAACTAAACTTGAGAAGCAGCTCATGGAGCTGCTGAACAAACCAGATGCTTCTAATGCTAGTTCTCCTTCATCAACTGATATTGGTATGTGCCAGAAGGTTGAATATTTGGAGAAAGAAAACATGGCTCTCAAACATGAGCTCCAAGGTCAATCTGAAAAGCTGGAACTCAGGACAATAGAGAGAGATTTAAGCACTCAAACAGCTGAGATGGCCAGCAAGCAACATTTAGAAAGCATCAATAAAGTGGCCAAACTTGAGGCTGAGTGCAGGAGACTTAAAAATTTGGCCTGTAGAGCTTCCATTACATCATCCTCATTTTGTGCTGAATCTCTCAGAGATGGTCAATCAGACAGTGGAGAGAGGACTAACGCAATGGAGATTGATACCACCAGGAAGAGTGGCTCAGAACCTGACATGTGTGAGTTAAGTTGTTCTGATTCATGGGCATCTGCACTAATTGCTGAGCTTGATCagttcaagaatgaaaagtataAGCAAATTACGTCTGGTTCCGTTAACATTGATCTCATGGATGATTTTCTTGAAATGGAACGACTTGCAGCATTGCCTGATACTAAGAATGAAAGCCTTATCAAGGACTCACTTGTTGCCAATCAATGTGTTGATAAAGAAAGTTCAATGGACGAACTAAAAGAGAAGTTAGAGAAAGCCAAAGAAGATAAAGAGGAAGTGAAGATATGTTTAATGAAAAGTGAATCTGTTATTGAGGCATCACAGCTACAAATGAGGGAGGCAGAAACAAAATTGGAGGAGTTGCAAAGAGAGCTAGAGAGTGCCTACAAATCAAAGCAAGTGTTAGAAAAGGAACTAATGAGCATGCAGGCAGAGGCTCAATCAATAACTGCAAAAGTTCACTTAATAGAAGAAGAGATTGATAAGGAAAAGGTTATGTCTGTTGAAATTGAAAGTAGGTATGAAGAATTGGAGGAAGAGCTAGAAAGAAGGAAGCAGGAAGAGAAACTCGGTTCAGTAACCGGCTCATACCGTGAAATTAAGCTAAAGCAG GAGGACCTATCACTAGCTGCAGGAAAGCTTGCTGAGTGCCAAAAAACAATAGCATCTTTGGGGAATCAATTAAGTTCACTAGCAACACTAGAAGATTTCCTGATTGACACTACCAGCATTCCAGAGTTCTCTGCGAGTTCATCATTAATTGCAAGAGCTGGTGGAGATATGCTGCAGAAGTTGCATTCAAGTGACACTTAA
- the LOC114414303 gene encoding uncharacterized protein LOC114414303: MDIPLRSTRKYLFKKTDLLRLRELASLVSDPVDFQAHHGKLLRILRVDVEEGCLETLVQFYDPLYHCFTFPDYQLVPTLEEYSYLVGLPVPDKIPFHGFEPTPKPSDIAAALHLKTSIIQTNLTSKGGLQGLPTHFLYQQASIFAEAASILAFHSILALLIYGLLLFPNIDNFIDINAIKIFLTKNPVPTLLADTYHSIHDRTQAGRGTISCCAPLLYQWFTFHLPQSRAFKTNDDKLSWPRRIMTLDPSDIVWYQAASDVGEIIVSCGEYPNVPLLGMRGGISYNPLLARRQFGYPIKTKPNNLALTNEFYLNHGDHSNKREGFAQAWSAIRRLNRSQLGKKSDYVHESYTQWVIDRTKSFGLPYRLPRYLSSTIPPSSLPIPFDTKEEFHEQLTKEKQEKETWKRKCQELEQENETLKGKIAQQSRELFIQNQRMIEKDDLLRRKDVLLHQDARRKRKFMDLFSRAHSDSEDPSTPGV, from the coding sequence ATGGACATCCCACTGAGAAGCACTAGGAAGTACCTTTTCAAAAAAACAGACCTGTTGAGATTAAGGGAGCTAGCATCTTTAGTAAGTGATCCAGTTGATTTTCAAGCTCATCATGGGAAGTTGCTCAGAATTCTTAGAGTAGATGTTGAGGAAGGATGCCTAGAGACCCTGGTTCAATTCTATGACCCGCTCTACCATTGCTTCACATTTCCCGATTACCAGCTTGTCCCCACACTTGAAGAGTACTCCTACCTAGTGGGTTTACCTGTGCCAGACAAGATACCTTTCCATGGTTTTGAGCCTACCCCTAAACCCTCTGACATCGCGGCCGCCCTCCATCTTAAAACCTCCATCATCCAAACAAACCTTACCTCTAAAGGAGGCCTCCAAGGTCTTCCCACCCACTTCCTCTACCAACAAGCCTCCATATTTGCTGAAGCAGCTAGTATACTTGCCTTCCATTCTATCCTAGCCCTCCTTATATATGGCCTTTTACTCTTCCCAAATATTGACAACTTCATCGATATCAATGCCATTAAAATCTTTCTTACAAAGAACCCCGTACCCACTCTACTCGCCGATACCTACCATTCTATCCATGACCGTACCCAGGCTGGCCGGGGAACCATTTCTTGTTGTGCACCTTTACTCTATCAGTGGTTTACCTTCCACTTACCTCAATCCCGTGCCTTCAAGACCAATGATGACAAGCTTTCCTGGCCTCGCCGAATCATGACTCTTGACCCATCAGACATTGTTTGGTACCAAGCAGCTAGTGATGTTGGAGAGATTATTGTGAGTTGTGGTGAATATCCCAACGTACCTCTTTTGGGTATGCGTGGCGGAATTAGCTACAACCCACTTCTCGCTCGACGACAATTCGGGTACCCGATAAAGACAAAACCAAACAACCTTGCCTTGACTAATGAATTCTATCTTAACCATGGTGATCACTCGAACAAAAGGGAAGGATTCGCACAAGCTTGGAGCGCTATCCGCAGACTCAACAGAAGTCAGTTGGGAAAGAAATCAGACTATGTGCACGAATCTTATACCCAGTGGGTTATTGATAGGACCAAGAGCTTTGGCCTACCCTACCGCTTACCTAGATACCTATCGTCCACCATCCCACCATCATCCTTGCCTATCCCCTTTGATACTAAGGAAGAGTTTCATGAACAATTAACCAAGgaaaagcaagaaaaagaaacttgGAAAAGGAAATGTCAGGAGCTCGAGCAAGAGAATGAGACTTTGAAAGGGAAGATAGCCCAACAGAGCCGTGAGCTTTTTATCCAGAACCAGAGGATGATTGAGAAGGACGACTTGCTTCGTCGGAAAGACGTTTTGCTCCACCAAGATGCTAGAAGGAAGAGGAAGTTTATGGACTTGTTCTCCCGTGCACATTCAGATTCCGAGGACCCATCTACTCCGGGAGTTTGA